In Sulfitobacter sp. LCG007, the sequence GCCTGAAATCTGCGGCGAAGGTTAACAGATCCCCCGCCCCTTTTGGCGAGCCCTGGATGCATTCCGCGCGCATTCCATCACACGCGATACGGCGCGACTGCCCGCACCCCTCACGGCGAAAGCGGCGGCCGGTCATCAAGGGGATCGGGTCATGGCTTAAGCAGTCGCGTGAAGAGCGTGACGAGATAGTCTTCCGGGTGTGATCGAACGGCGGTCGCATCCGACATCAGCACCTCGACCTGGGCCGAAAAGTCGGCGTAGTGCTGCGTTGTGGCCCAGATCGAGAACACCAGATGGCGCGGATCGACCGGGCGCAGGTGGCCCGCCTCCATCCAGCTTCCGATCAGGTTGCATTTCTCATCGAACAGCGGCCGCAACTCGGACTCAAGATGCGGTCCGATGCGTGGCGCGCCCTGGATGATCTCGCCCGCGAAGAGCCGGCTTTCGCGTGGCATTTCGCGGGCCATCTCGACCTTGCGGCGGACGTATCGCAGGATCTCGGTCAACGGCTCTCCGTCCGGATCGAGCGCGCGCAGCGGGTCGAGCCAGGCATCCATCAGCCGGTTGAGCAGCGTGACGTGGATCTGGTCCTTGCCCTCGAAATAATAGAGCAGGTTGGGTTTGCTCAGTCCTGCTTCGGTGGCGATCTGGTCGAGCGTGGCCCCGCGATAGCCGTGCTGGGAGAAAACCTCGAGCGCCGCCTCCAGTATCCGCCGTCTGTTGCGGGTCTGGATCCGGCTCGGTTTCTTCGCGGCACCGTCTGGCAAGGGGATGTCTCTCCGGATCTGGCGTGCTTCAATTTTGCGCGCGGCTGTCGATGGTGCCGATAGCTTCGGAAGCGTTCAAAAGCAAATCTTGACAGCCATCAGGCTAGCCGCAATCGTACCTTTACCAAATGGTAAAAATTGACCGCAGGCGGCGAATTTCGGCGCGGGGAGATCGACGCGACATGACCGGACCCGGACAGAACCTGAAGATCGACGGGGACCGCCTCTGGGACAGTCTCATGGAGATGGCGAAGATCGGACCCGGCGTGGCGGGCGGCAACAACCGGCAGACGCTGACCGACGCGGACGCCGAGGGACGCACGCTGTTTCAGGCCTGGTGCGAGGAGGCCGGCTGTTCCATGGGGCTCGACCAGATGGGCAACATGTTCGCCCGGCGCGAGGGGAGCGATCCGGCGGCATTGCCTGTCTACGTAGGCAGCCATCTCGACACCCAGCCCACAGGTGGCAAATACGACGGGGTTCTGGGCGTGCTGGGCGGGCTCGAGATCCTGCGCACACTGAATGACCTCGGCATCAGGACGAAGCATCCGATCGTGGTCACGAACTGGACCAACGAGGAAGGCACGCGCTTTGCCCCGGCGATGCTGGCCTCCGGCGTCTTCGCCGGGGTCCATACGCAGGACTGGGCCTACGGTCGGGTGGACGCATCCGGCAAGAGCTTCGGCGAGGAGCTGGAGCGGATCGGCTGGAAGGGTGAGGAGAAGGTCGGGGAACGGAAGATGAAGGCGTTCTTCGAGCTGCACATAGAACAGGGCCCGATACTGGAGGCGGAGGGCAGGGACATCGGGGTCGTGACGCATGGCCAGGGGCTGAGCTGGACCCAGGTGACGGTGACCGGCAAGGATGCGCATACAGGCTCGACACCGATGCCGATGCGGTGCAACGCCGGGCTTGGAATGGCGCGGATCCTCGAGAAGGTCGACGAGATC encodes:
- a CDS encoding Zn-dependent hydrolase, with the protein product MTGPGQNLKIDGDRLWDSLMEMAKIGPGVAGGNNRQTLTDADAEGRTLFQAWCEEAGCSMGLDQMGNMFARREGSDPAALPVYVGSHLDTQPTGGKYDGVLGVLGGLEILRTLNDLGIRTKHPIVVTNWTNEEGTRFAPAMLASGVFAGVHTQDWAYGRVDASGKSFGEELERIGWKGEEKVGERKMKAFFELHIEQGPILEAEGRDIGVVTHGQGLSWTQVTVTGKDAHTGSTPMPMRCNAGLGMARILEKVDEIAWSHKPHAVGAAGHIDVYPNSRNVIPGKVVFTVDFRSPDLGVIEDMEIRLMSEARRICDEMGLSVGFEKVGGFDPVAFDETCVGAIRNAAERLGYSHMDLISGAGHDACWINRVAPTAMVMCPCVDGLSHNEAEDISREWATAGANVLLHAVVETAGIEA
- a CDS encoding TetR family transcriptional regulator C-terminal domain-containing protein, coding for MPDGAAKKPSRIQTRNRRRILEAALEVFSQHGYRGATLDQIATEAGLSKPNLLYYFEGKDQIHVTLLNRLMDAWLDPLRALDPDGEPLTEILRYVRRKVEMAREMPRESRLFAGEIIQGAPRIGPHLESELRPLFDEKCNLIGSWMEAGHLRPVDPRHLVFSIWATTQHYADFSAQVEVLMSDATAVRSHPEDYLVTLFTRLLKP